A single genomic interval of Brevibacillus brevis harbors:
- a CDS encoding AMP-binding protein yields MIHMTTIGNMLDDTASKYQEKEALVYHERGLRYTFGEFQAICNQAARGFMSLGIQKGENIAIWATNVPEWVISQFATAKIGGVLVTVNTSYRVHELEYLLRQSESTTLLLMDSYRDANYLAMIQEICPELQTCEPGALQSKRLPHLKNVIYLGNERQPGMFLWSDLLERAAWVTEEERIARQATLSPDDVINMQYTSGTTGFPKGVMLSHVNIVNNAIKVAECQRLGFEDKVCIPVPFFHCFGCVMGTLACVATGATMVPVIAFDPGVVLSVVEAERCTALYGVPTMFIAELNHPTFAERDLSSLRTGIMAGSLCPIEVMKKVVDQMGIRDITIAYGQTEASPVITQTVPEDSLERKVSTVGRLHAEVEAKIIDPATGDILPSGAQGELCTRGYLVMKGYYNMPEETVKAIDHEGWLHTGDLATVDEEGYYRITGRLKDMIIRGGENIYPREVEEFLYTHPKVLDVQIVGVPDAKYGEQVLACIRVKPHETLTEEEVRDYCEGKIAHYKIPRYIQFVDEYPMTASGKIQKFKLREQALQLFGQSNPNQTGTA; encoded by the coding sequence ATGATTCATATGACCACAATCGGCAACATGTTAGACGACACAGCGAGTAAGTATCAGGAAAAGGAAGCGCTGGTTTATCACGAACGAGGGCTTCGCTATACGTTTGGAGAATTTCAAGCGATATGCAATCAGGCAGCGCGGGGATTTATGTCTTTGGGCATTCAAAAAGGGGAAAATATCGCGATTTGGGCAACGAATGTACCAGAATGGGTGATTTCGCAATTTGCTACAGCGAAAATAGGTGGTGTACTGGTAACGGTCAATACGAGCTACCGGGTACATGAACTGGAATATTTGCTGCGTCAATCCGAATCGACGACGCTTCTCTTAATGGATTCCTATCGCGATGCGAATTATCTTGCCATGATTCAAGAGATTTGCCCGGAGTTACAGACATGTGAACCTGGAGCGCTACAATCCAAAAGGCTTCCGCATTTAAAAAATGTGATTTATCTAGGGAATGAGCGACAACCCGGAATGTTTTTGTGGAGTGATTTGCTCGAACGTGCAGCATGGGTCACAGAAGAAGAGCGGATCGCGCGCCAGGCGACGCTCTCACCTGATGATGTCATCAATATGCAGTACACATCCGGCACGACCGGTTTTCCAAAGGGAGTCATGCTGTCGCATGTCAATATTGTCAATAATGCCATCAAGGTAGCAGAATGTCAGCGGCTCGGGTTTGAGGATAAGGTGTGTATTCCTGTGCCGTTTTTCCACTGCTTTGGCTGTGTGATGGGGACCTTGGCATGTGTGGCGACAGGTGCGACGATGGTTCCTGTCATCGCCTTTGATCCCGGTGTCGTACTTTCGGTTGTGGAGGCCGAACGCTGCACAGCACTGTATGGTGTACCCACGATGTTTATTGCCGAATTGAACCATCCGACGTTTGCCGAGCGTGATCTGAGCTCGCTGCGAACAGGCATCATGGCTGGTTCTTTATGCCCGATTGAGGTCATGAAGAAGGTCGTCGATCAAATGGGAATCCGTGACATCACAATTGCGTACGGACAAACTGAAGCTTCTCCTGTCATCACACAGACCGTACCAGAGGATTCTCTCGAGCGAAAAGTATCCACTGTCGGTCGTTTGCATGCAGAGGTAGAAGCAAAAATCATCGATCCGGCGACAGGTGACATTTTGCCGTCAGGTGCACAAGGCGAGCTGTGCACCCGAGGATACTTGGTCATGAAAGGCTATTACAACATGCCAGAGGAGACAGTAAAAGCAATCGATCACGAAGGCTGGCTACATACCGGAGACTTGGCAACCGTCGATGAAGAAGGCTACTATCGGATTACTGGCAGGCTGAAAGACATGATCATTCGCGGAGGGGAAAATATTTATCCTCGTGAAGTGGAAGAATTCCTCTATACACATCCAAAAGTGTTGGACGTCCAGATTGTCGGTGTACCTGATGCCAAATACGGAGAGCAGGTTTTGGCGTGTATTCGGGTAAAACCTCACGAAACGTTGACGGAGGAAGAGGTACGGGACTATTGTGAAGGGAAGATCGCTCATTACAAAATCCCTCGCTACATACAGTTTGTAGACGAATATCCGATGACCGCTTCCGGTAAAATTCAAAAGTTCAAGCTACGAGAGCAAGCGTTGCAGCTATTTGGGCAAAGCAACCCAAACCAGACGGGAACGGCATAG